The Mycolicibacterium flavescens genome has a segment encoding these proteins:
- the menB_3 gene encoding enoyl-CoA hydratase/carnithine racemase: MPEYDYEEMKREAEQHIRFEKDRKNRIAYITFNRPEAQNSTTMGMRQLYADMIHKCNVDDDVKVVVIRGEGDDFGSGGDLPEQRGMLENPGMPLLHELAINDDDVKYPPGGSYRYLSTVTDFYAKARAGNRPLQELRKVSIIEAKGYCYGWHFYQAGDADLVVSSDDALFGHPAFRYVGWGPRLWWWAETMGLRKFSEMLFTGRPFSAKEMYECGFLNSVVPRDQLEAETEKYALACSKSRPTDTVAVQKTFLELYKQHKGEYFGSLLTGMVEGMLPMIQNDQRNDVDLTEGTFEKGLNNVVKDNDMNFPPEWRLSRSGRNKP; the protein is encoded by the coding sequence ATGCCAGAGTACGACTACGAAGAGATGAAACGGGAAGCCGAGCAGCACATCCGGTTCGAGAAGGACCGCAAGAACCGGATCGCCTACATCACGTTCAATCGGCCCGAGGCGCAGAACTCGACGACGATGGGCATGCGCCAGCTCTACGCCGACATGATCCACAAGTGCAACGTCGACGACGACGTCAAGGTCGTCGTGATCCGCGGCGAGGGCGATGATTTCGGCAGCGGTGGCGACCTTCCCGAACAGCGGGGCATGCTGGAGAACCCGGGCATGCCGCTGCTGCACGAACTCGCGATCAACGACGACGACGTCAAGTACCCGCCCGGCGGTTCGTATCGCTACCTGTCGACGGTGACCGACTTCTACGCCAAGGCGCGTGCAGGCAACCGGCCCCTACAGGAACTTCGCAAGGTCAGCATCATCGAAGCGAAGGGGTATTGCTACGGCTGGCATTTCTATCAGGCCGGCGACGCCGATCTGGTGGTCTCCTCCGACGACGCGCTGTTCGGCCATCCGGCGTTCCGTTATGTCGGGTGGGGACCGCGGTTGTGGTGGTGGGCCGAGACGATGGGCTTGCGCAAGTTCTCCGAAATGCTGTTCACCGGCAGGCCGTTCAGCGCAAAGGAGATGTACGAGTGCGGCTTCCTGAACAGCGTCGTGCCCAGGGACCAGCTCGAAGCCGAGACCGAGAAGTACGCGCTCGCCTGCTCGAAGTCGCGCCCGACCGACACGGTCGCGGTGCAGAAGACCTTCCTCGAGCTGTACAAGCAGCACAAGGGCGAGTACTTCGGCAGCCTGTTGACCGGCATGGTCGAGGGGATGCTGCCGATGATCCAGAACGACCAGCGCAACGATGTCGATCTCACCGAGGGCACCTTCGAAAAGGGGCTCAACAACGTGGTCAAGGACAACGACATGAACTTCCCACCGGAGTGGCGGCTGAGCCGGTCGGGACGTAACAAGCCCTGA
- the frc_15 gene encoding putative acyl-CoA transferase/carnitine dehydratase yields the protein MSALTGFRIVEVAERVAGEYCGKLLADLGADVVKVERPGRGSPTRAMAPLVGGEDGPERSALFAYLNTNKRSVEFDTAATHQLIVTADAVIDDHSATWAAEHGLSAAEVARRHPHVVFCAVTPFGLTAPAALDNAVSLNVFHASGWGYHTPSHADPDRPPLKGPGRFLADYEGALDAALCVMSALFERMHTGRGEYIDVSEQAVLVSRADCILGRFVTGEIAPQNRRDDYDQAGPATFFASRDGFVYLYMTNSTHWLGLKTLMGAPAWLDEFDDDWLEFGVTPERVADFRSGFADWMRDRPGEDTAEEAQRLGVPLVPVNGAAELLRSPQYRHREFFCEATHPVLGTSAYPTVGYRLSATPARISRPAPTLGQHTDEVLAELSSPRTAPAVRNPQLKAHGSRGGPLQGVRVVELTKVWAGPYAGKLLAFLGAEVIKVECSATPEEMRAYGGTDINHAPYFLSINPEILSVDLDIKTPRGRDALLALISRSDIVLNNLRPGAMERQGLGYRDLTALKSDIVSVSVKMWGNDGPLGHQTGYAPCFAALAGLASLVGYPGGPPLGASMRYGDSTVGAAAALAAVAALLHRERTGQGQFVDVSAVEVLSSMVGDCLFEQNLTDRLLGPDGNRHPDMAPHGCYPCAGADWIAVAVTDDDAWHRLCEVLGADELAARYPTMAARQRDAEVLDAHLIALTRGHEAGGLAERLRCAGVPATRSATATEVIGDELLWDRGTYRFVSDRVEGQRPVLGPSWLMTRPAHIERGAPNLGEHNDYVLGDILGQEVRTT from the coding sequence ATGTCGGCGCTGACCGGCTTTCGGATCGTCGAGGTGGCCGAGCGGGTCGCCGGCGAGTACTGCGGCAAGCTACTGGCCGATCTCGGAGCCGATGTCGTCAAAGTCGAACGGCCCGGACGGGGCAGTCCCACCCGGGCCATGGCGCCGCTAGTCGGTGGCGAGGACGGTCCCGAACGCAGCGCGCTGTTCGCCTACCTCAACACCAACAAGCGATCCGTCGAATTCGACACCGCCGCAACGCATCAGCTGATCGTCACCGCCGACGCGGTGATCGACGACCACAGCGCGACCTGGGCCGCCGAGCACGGATTGTCGGCCGCGGAGGTCGCCCGTCGCCATCCCCACGTGGTGTTCTGCGCCGTCACGCCGTTCGGCCTCACCGCACCGGCGGCACTCGACAACGCTGTGAGCCTGAACGTCTTTCACGCCAGCGGGTGGGGCTACCACACCCCCAGCCACGCCGATCCCGACCGACCGCCGTTGAAGGGACCCGGCCGGTTCCTCGCCGACTACGAGGGCGCGCTCGACGCCGCCCTCTGTGTGATGTCGGCGCTGTTCGAGCGGATGCACACCGGCCGCGGCGAATACATCGACGTATCAGAGCAGGCCGTCCTGGTGTCGCGCGCCGATTGCATCCTGGGCCGGTTCGTCACCGGGGAGATCGCCCCACAGAACCGCCGCGACGACTACGACCAGGCGGGACCCGCGACGTTCTTCGCCTCGCGCGACGGCTTTGTCTACCTCTACATGACCAACAGCACGCACTGGCTGGGCCTCAAAACACTGATGGGGGCGCCGGCGTGGCTCGACGAATTCGACGACGACTGGCTGGAATTCGGCGTCACACCGGAGCGAGTCGCCGACTTCCGCAGCGGCTTCGCCGACTGGATGCGCGACCGGCCCGGCGAGGACACCGCAGAAGAGGCGCAGCGACTCGGCGTACCCCTGGTGCCGGTCAACGGCGCGGCCGAACTCCTGCGCTCACCGCAGTACCGGCACCGTGAGTTCTTCTGCGAAGCTACCCATCCCGTGCTGGGCACGAGCGCCTACCCCACCGTGGGTTACCGGCTGAGCGCGACTCCGGCCCGGATCAGTCGACCCGCACCGACGCTCGGCCAGCACACCGACGAGGTCCTGGCCGAACTCTCCAGTCCGCGCACCGCGCCCGCGGTGCGGAACCCGCAACTCAAGGCCCACGGTTCGCGGGGTGGACCGCTGCAGGGTGTGCGGGTCGTCGAACTGACCAAGGTGTGGGCCGGGCCTTACGCCGGCAAGCTGCTGGCTTTCCTCGGCGCCGAGGTGATCAAGGTCGAGTGCTCGGCCACTCCCGAGGAGATGCGCGCCTACGGCGGCACCGACATCAACCACGCCCCCTACTTCCTGAGCATCAACCCCGAGATCCTCAGCGTCGACCTCGACATCAAAACGCCCCGCGGCCGGGATGCCCTGCTGGCGTTGATTTCTCGCAGCGACATCGTGCTCAACAACCTGCGGCCCGGCGCGATGGAACGCCAAGGCCTCGGATACCGGGATCTGACCGCGCTCAAATCCGACATCGTCTCGGTGTCCGTCAAGATGTGGGGCAATGATGGGCCGCTGGGCCATCAGACCGGCTACGCGCCGTGTTTCGCCGCCCTGGCGGGCCTCGCCTCGCTGGTCGGTTATCCCGGCGGCCCTCCGCTCGGGGCGAGCATGCGGTACGGCGATTCCACCGTGGGTGCGGCCGCGGCGTTGGCCGCCGTGGCGGCGCTACTGCACCGGGAGCGCACGGGACAGGGCCAATTCGTCGACGTCTCCGCCGTCGAGGTGCTCTCGTCGATGGTGGGTGACTGCCTGTTCGAGCAGAACCTGACGGACCGGCTGTTGGGACCCGACGGCAACCGCCACCCCGACATGGCGCCGCACGGCTGCTACCCCTGCGCGGGCGCGGACTGGATCGCCGTCGCCGTCACGGACGACGATGCCTGGCACCGTCTCTGTGAGGTGCTCGGCGCCGACGAGCTCGCCGCCCGTTATCCGACAATGGCCGCGCGACAGCGCGATGCCGAGGTTCTGGACGCACACCTGATCGCGCTCACCCGGGGGCACGAGGCGGGCGGTCTCGCCGAGCGGCTGCGTTGCGCCGGTGTGCCCGCGACCAGGAGCGCGACGGCCACCGAGGTGATCGGCGACGAATTGCTCTGGGACCGCGGCACGTATCGCTTCGTGTCCGACCGGGTCGAAGGACAGCGGCCGGTGCTTGGGCCCTCGTGGCTGATGACCCGCCCCGCACACATCGAACGCGGCGCACCGAACTTGGGCGAACACAACGACTACGTGCTCGGCGACATCCTCGGGCAGGAAGTGAGGACCACGTGA
- a CDS encoding clavaldehyde dehydrogenase yields the protein MTALARTVALVTGASSGIGAATARALAAEGASVALVARRRDRLSALADDIAAAGGRALAVPADVTDADQVAAAVAMTVDEWGRLDTLVNNAGLLRMGAAAHAPLADWDALVSVNIRGVLYATRAALPPLIAAAADSPRGVADIVTISSTGGRVARPGTAVYSLTKFGVNAFSESIRQELVGNRVRVGIVEPGTVETEIFDHLDSQALTAQQARTSGMVKLRPEDIADAVTYMVTRDRRVAVNEILVRAAEQTW from the coding sequence GTGACCGCGTTGGCCCGGACGGTGGCGCTGGTGACCGGGGCCAGCAGCGGGATCGGCGCGGCAACCGCCCGTGCGCTCGCCGCCGAGGGCGCCTCGGTTGCACTGGTGGCGCGGCGGCGCGACCGGCTCAGCGCACTCGCCGACGATATCGCGGCGGCAGGTGGCAGAGCCCTGGCCGTGCCCGCCGATGTGACCGACGCCGATCAGGTGGCCGCCGCGGTGGCGATGACCGTCGACGAGTGGGGTCGCCTCGACACGTTGGTCAACAACGCCGGCCTGTTGCGCATGGGTGCCGCCGCGCACGCGCCGCTGGCCGATTGGGATGCCCTGGTCTCGGTCAACATTCGAGGCGTTTTGTATGCCACGCGCGCCGCGCTCCCCCCTCTGATCGCGGCGGCCGCTGATTCGCCGCGGGGTGTCGCCGATATCGTCACGATCAGTTCGACGGGCGGGCGGGTGGCGCGGCCGGGAACCGCCGTCTATTCGCTGACCAAGTTCGGCGTCAACGCGTTCAGCGAGAGCATCCGCCAGGAACTCGTCGGCAACCGGGTCCGCGTGGGAATCGTCGAACCGGGAACGGTCGAAACCGAGATCTTCGATCACCTTGACTCACAGGCGCTTACGGCTCAACAGGCCAGGACATCCGGAATGGTCAAGCTGAGGCCCGAGGACATCGCGGACGCAGTGACGTACATGGTGACACGCGATAGGCGCGTCGCGGTCAACGAGATCCTCGTGCGGGCGGCGGAACAGACATGGTGA
- the acr1_4 gene encoding short chain dehydrogenase: MSRGLELHVPDLSGRLAVVTGANSGLGFGLAQELSAAGADVILAVRNHAKGEAAIAQIRQAVPRASTRIAQLDLASLESVAALGERLAAEGRPIDILINNAGVMTPPQRQTTDDSFELQFGANHLGHFALTGHLLPLLRAAEAARVVTVSSIAATQRGLTFDDPNAEHGYRPMRSYGMAKLAQLMFAKELDQRSRAHGWGVMSNAAHPGLSKTNLLSGASYGRDKPTLNARLTRATWRLLPFMWLDVDEGIKPTLYAATSPDAEGGAYYGPRGFYETAGGGVGFAKVPVAVHRAEDRQALWQLSEKLTAVTYPD; this comes from the coding sequence ATGAGCCGCGGGCTCGAACTGCACGTGCCCGATCTGTCGGGTCGCCTCGCCGTGGTCACCGGCGCCAACAGTGGTCTCGGATTTGGGCTAGCGCAGGAGCTGTCGGCGGCCGGCGCCGACGTGATCCTGGCGGTCCGCAACCACGCCAAAGGGGAGGCCGCGATCGCGCAGATCCGCCAGGCCGTCCCGCGGGCCAGCACACGCATAGCACAGCTGGATCTGGCGTCGCTGGAAAGTGTTGCCGCCCTAGGTGAACGGCTCGCCGCCGAAGGTCGTCCGATCGATATCCTCATCAACAACGCCGGCGTGATGACACCGCCGCAGCGGCAGACGACCGACGACAGCTTCGAATTGCAGTTCGGCGCGAACCATCTCGGCCATTTCGCCCTGACCGGACACCTGCTGCCGCTGCTGCGGGCCGCCGAAGCCGCCCGCGTGGTCACCGTGAGCAGCATCGCCGCCACGCAGCGCGGATTGACATTCGACGACCCCAACGCCGAACACGGATACCGGCCCATGCGCTCGTACGGGATGGCCAAGCTGGCACAGCTGATGTTCGCCAAGGAGCTCGATCAACGCAGCCGCGCACACGGATGGGGTGTGATGTCGAACGCCGCGCACCCCGGCTTGAGCAAGACCAACCTGCTCAGCGGCGCTTCCTACGGTCGGGACAAACCCACCCTGAACGCCCGGCTCACCAGGGCCACATGGCGCCTGCTGCCGTTCATGTGGCTCGACGTCGACGAGGGGATCAAGCCGACGCTCTACGCCGCGACATCACCCGACGCCGAAGGCGGTGCCTACTACGGTCCACGCGGCTTCTACGAGACTGCGGGTGGCGGTGTGGGTTTCGCGAAGGTACCGGTAGCGGTGCACCGAGCCGAGGACCGCCAGGCGCTGTGGCAGTTGTCCGAGAAGCTGACCGCCGTGACGTACCCGGATTGA
- a CDS encoding transcriptional regulator, tetR family, producing the protein MLAAAERLFAERGMHAVSNRQISEAASQGNNAAVCYHFGTRTDLLRAIESKHRVPIEQLRARMLAELGTSADLRDWVDCLVRPLTERLDQLGNPSWYARFAAQAMADPSYREVVTKDALSSPHLVQVIDGITGCLAELPKRVRFERIVMARNLLMHTCAEHEGALAQHGPLARSPWPRAAEGLIDAITGLWQAPVRRTVSRNSR; encoded by the coding sequence TTGCTCGCTGCCGCCGAGCGCCTCTTTGCCGAACGGGGTATGCACGCCGTGTCCAACCGCCAGATCAGCGAGGCGGCTTCGCAGGGCAACAACGCCGCGGTCTGCTACCACTTCGGCACCCGCACCGACCTTTTGCGCGCGATCGAGAGCAAGCATCGGGTGCCGATCGAACAGTTGCGCGCCAGGATGCTGGCCGAGCTCGGTACCTCCGCCGACCTACGGGACTGGGTCGACTGCCTCGTTCGTCCGCTGACCGAACGCCTCGACCAACTCGGCAACCCGAGTTGGTACGCGCGCTTCGCCGCACAAGCCATGGCCGACCCGAGTTACCGCGAGGTCGTCACCAAGGACGCCCTGTCGTCCCCGCATCTGGTGCAGGTGATCGACGGCATCACAGGATGCCTGGCCGAACTGCCCAAGCGGGTCCGCTTCGAACGGATCGTGATGGCGCGCAACCTGCTCATGCACACCTGCGCCGAACACGAAGGGGCGCTGGCGCAACACGGGCCGCTCGCGAGGTCGCCCTGGCCGCGGGCCGCCGAAGGGCTCATCGACGCGATCACCGGCCTGTGGCAGGCGCCTGTCCGCCGGACCGTCTCCAGGAACTCACGATGA
- the yjlD_2 gene encoding NADH dehydrogenase, FAD-containing subunit: MSASTRVLVAGSGFAGLWAALGAARRLDELGVRTVDVTVVSPKPYHDIRVRNYEADLTPCRIALSQLLDPVGVGHVSAEVTAIDPAAATLGTADGATLPYDRLVLAVGSRVVKPGIPGLTEFGFDVDTYDAAQKLHTHLRTLRADDPASATAVVVGAGLTGVETASELPAMLADALGPDSIPRVVLVDRNARVGSDMGTSARPVIEKALRDNGVEAITGAGVTAVGERSVTLSTGEVIDTATVVWCAGMRAHPLTSQLGVPLDRLGRLPVDDYLRADGVNGVFAAGDVAVARMDDEHMSVMSCQHGRPMGRYAGYNVIGDLLGLPMRTLRIPWYVTVLDLGPAGAVYTEGWDRRVVSTGAAAKATKRIINGQRIYPPLTGDRAALLAAAAPELQTAPVYEQ, encoded by the coding sequence ATGTCGGCGTCAACGCGCGTTCTCGTGGCCGGGTCCGGGTTCGCCGGACTGTGGGCCGCCCTCGGCGCGGCGCGCCGCCTCGACGAACTCGGCGTGCGCACGGTGGACGTCACCGTCGTCAGTCCCAAGCCGTATCACGATATCCGGGTGCGCAACTACGAAGCAGACCTCACACCGTGTCGAATTGCGCTGTCGCAGTTGCTCGATCCCGTCGGCGTCGGGCACGTGTCCGCCGAAGTGACCGCAATCGACCCGGCGGCCGCGACGCTGGGCACTGCCGACGGAGCGACGTTGCCCTATGACCGCCTCGTGCTGGCGGTGGGCAGTCGCGTCGTCAAACCCGGCATTCCGGGGCTGACCGAGTTCGGGTTCGACGTCGACACCTACGACGCCGCGCAAAAACTGCACACGCACCTTCGCACGCTGCGGGCCGACGACCCCGCGTCGGCGACGGCCGTCGTCGTCGGTGCTGGCCTCACCGGCGTCGAAACGGCCAGCGAGCTACCCGCGATGCTGGCGGACGCCCTCGGTCCGGACTCGATACCGCGGGTGGTGCTCGTCGACCGGAATGCCCGCGTCGGCTCCGACATGGGCACATCGGCGCGGCCGGTCATCGAGAAAGCGTTGCGCGACAACGGCGTCGAGGCGATCACCGGAGCGGGCGTCACCGCGGTCGGCGAGCGCAGCGTCACCCTGTCGACGGGTGAGGTCATCGACACGGCCACCGTCGTCTGGTGTGCCGGTATGCGCGCTCATCCGCTGACGAGCCAGCTGGGTGTGCCGCTGGACCGGCTCGGCCGCCTTCCGGTCGACGACTATCTACGGGCCGACGGCGTGAATGGCGTGTTCGCGGCGGGTGACGTGGCCGTCGCGCGGATGGACGACGAGCACATGTCGGTGATGTCGTGTCAACACGGCCGGCCGATGGGTCGGTATGCGGGCTACAACGTCATCGGCGACCTGTTGGGCCTGCCCATGCGGACGCTTCGGATTCCGTGGTACGTCACCGTGCTCGACCTCGGCCCGGCCGGTGCGGTGTACACCGAGGGTTGGGACCGCCGCGTCGTCAGCACCGGCGCGGCGGCCAAGGCGACGAAGCGGATCATCAACGGCCAGCGCATCTATCCCCCGCTGACCGGTGACCGGGCGGCGCTGCTGGCCGCGGCGGCACCGGAACTGCAGACGGCGCCCGTGTACGAGCAGTGA
- the bmrR gene encoding putative transcriptional regulator translates to MRSGLTIGEFATVTHLSVRTLRRYHEAKLLEPACVDPSTGYRYYSAEQIPTAQVIHRLRQLDVPLAEVRAILDTEDPQRRAEVIAGHVRRLEAELDRTRAAVVSLRRLLNPSPADLEVELRSVPARRVAAITGLVRLDDSLAWYDAAMAELDAAFPEAERTGPPGGRYANELFTQSVGTMTVFRPVRSPRASGRIEVVQLPPVDLVVAVHEGPHDDLDVTYGRLGAWVVHNALAVDGPIRETYVVGPRDTRDPARWRTEIGWPVFRVAPDLT, encoded by the coding sequence ATGCGGTCGGGTTTGACTATCGGAGAGTTCGCCACGGTGACGCACCTGAGCGTGCGGACTCTGCGCCGATACCACGAGGCCAAACTGCTCGAGCCCGCCTGCGTCGACCCGTCCACCGGGTACCGCTACTACTCCGCCGAACAGATACCGACCGCCCAGGTGATCCACCGGCTGCGCCAGCTCGACGTGCCGCTCGCCGAAGTCCGGGCCATCCTCGACACCGAGGATCCGCAGAGGCGTGCCGAGGTGATCGCCGGTCATGTGCGGCGGCTGGAGGCCGAGCTGGACCGGACGCGCGCAGCTGTCGTCTCCCTACGCCGGTTGTTGAACCCGTCGCCTGCCGACCTGGAGGTCGAGCTGCGGTCGGTTCCCGCCCGGCGGGTCGCCGCGATCACCGGTCTTGTCCGGCTCGACGATTCGCTTGCGTGGTATGACGCGGCGATGGCCGAACTGGATGCCGCGTTCCCCGAAGCCGAGCGCACCGGACCGCCCGGCGGGCGGTACGCCAACGAACTGTTCACCCAGTCCGTCGGGACGATGACGGTCTTCCGGCCGGTGCGCTCCCCGCGGGCGTCCGGCCGCATCGAGGTCGTGCAGCTTCCGCCCGTCGATCTCGTCGTCGCCGTCCACGAAGGTCCGCACGACGATCTCGACGTCACCTACGGCCGTCTCGGAGCCTGGGTGGTGCACAATGCGCTCGCTGTCGACGGGCCGATCCGCGAAACCTACGTGGTGGGCCCTCGCGACACGAGGGACCCGGCCCGGTGGCGAACCGAGATCGGCTGGCCCGTGTTTCGGGTCGCCCCAGATCTCACCTGA